One genomic window of Dunckerocampus dactyliophorus isolate RoL2022-P2 chromosome 7, RoL_Ddac_1.1, whole genome shotgun sequence includes the following:
- the spaca6 gene encoding sperm acrosome associated 6 isoform X5 — MNLRFKGGGLQQKWNTYTEYEKRLQTAADNFIAAASKLPRVTGCIPPCGFQIKGAVYNCISCSYDSCPFQLDCPVKRMTVAENNRTQMSCQVPFALPSSIEIIWRFAAEVETLDVDEFQETPIGKDMLYSIPSTRMHHQGTYRCEIYTKGTSIVRLYYYLTVTPHVVVGHSELQEIFELSLLPGGRLHMEPGAPRPFQPLPSLVLIAICFTSLLLLLMLSLGTLLLWSTTKTRSGNERTRGIENLG, encoded by the exons atgaatcttcggttcaaaggaggaggactgcaacagaaATGGAATACGT ACACAGAGTATGAGAAGAGGTTGCAGACAGCAGCAGACAATTTCATCGCCGCAGCCTCCAAACTGCCTCGAG TCACTGGATGCATCCCCCCATGTG GTTTTCAGATCAAAGGTGCAGTTTATAACTGTATTAGTTGCAGTTATGATTCCTGTCCATTCCAACTTGACTGTCCAG TTAAGAGAATGACGGTAGCAGAGAACAACCGGACCCAAATGTCGTGCCAAGTGCCATTTGCGTTACCAAGCAGCATTGAGATAATATGGAGGTTTGCAGCAGAG GTGGAAACTCTGGACGTGGACGAGTTTCAAGAAACGCCAATAGGCAAGGACATGCTTTATTCCATCCCATCGACCAGGATGCATCATCAGGGCACATACCGGTGTGAAATCTACACGAAAGGAACTTCTATTGTCAGACTTTACTACTATCTCACag TGACCCCCCACGTTGTGGTAGGCCATTCCGAGCTGCaggagatatttgagctgtctcTGCTCCCAGGAGGGAGGTTACACATGGAGCCTGGTGCTCCTCGCCCCTTTCAGCCCCTTCCGTCACTCGTGCTCATTGCCATCTGCTTTACATCTTTGCTGCTCCTCCTAATGCTCTCCTTGGG CACTCTGTTGTTGTGGTCAACAACGAAGACAAGAAGTGGCAATGAACGCACCCGCGGAATTGAAAATTTAGGATGA
- the spaca6 gene encoding sperm acrosome associated 6 isoform X2, which translates to MLQNTETSFHRQLHSDPGWQSEDGDKQLKKIMQAQILPLVKEFENKSNYDTEYEKRLQTAADNFIAAASKLPRVTGCIPPCGFQIKGAVYNCISCSYDSCPFQLDCPVKRMTVAENNRTQMSCQVPFALPSSIEIIWRFAAEVETLDVDEFQETPIGKDMLYSIPSTRMHHQGTYRCEIYTKGTSIVRLYYYLTVTPHVVVGHSELQEIFELSLLPGGRLHMEPGAPRPFQPLPSLVLIAICFTSLLLLLMLSLGTLLLWSTTKTRSGNERTRGIENLG; encoded by the exons gTGAAGACGGTGACAAACAACTGAAGAAGATCATGCAAGCACAGATCCTTCCCCTAGTGAAGGAGtttgaaaataaaagcaattaTG ACACAGAGTATGAGAAGAGGTTGCAGACAGCAGCAGACAATTTCATCGCCGCAGCCTCCAAACTGCCTCGAG TCACTGGATGCATCCCCCCATGTG GTTTTCAGATCAAAGGTGCAGTTTATAACTGTATTAGTTGCAGTTATGATTCCTGTCCATTCCAACTTGACTGTCCAG TTAAGAGAATGACGGTAGCAGAGAACAACCGGACCCAAATGTCGTGCCAAGTGCCATTTGCGTTACCAAGCAGCATTGAGATAATATGGAGGTTTGCAGCAGAG GTGGAAACTCTGGACGTGGACGAGTTTCAAGAAACGCCAATAGGCAAGGACATGCTTTATTCCATCCCATCGACCAGGATGCATCATCAGGGCACATACCGGTGTGAAATCTACACGAAAGGAACTTCTATTGTCAGACTTTACTACTATCTCACag TGACCCCCCACGTTGTGGTAGGCCATTCCGAGCTGCaggagatatttgagctgtctcTGCTCCCAGGAGGGAGGTTACACATGGAGCCTGGTGCTCCTCGCCCCTTTCAGCCCCTTCCGTCACTCGTGCTCATTGCCATCTGCTTTACATCTTTGCTGCTCCTCCTAATGCTCTCCTTGGG CACTCTGTTGTTGTGGTCAACAACGAAGACAAGAAGTGGCAATGAACGCACCCGCGGAATTGAAAATTTAGGATGA
- the spaca6 gene encoding sperm acrosome associated 6 isoform X3 → MLQNTETSFHRQLHSDPGWQNTEYEKRLQTAADNFIAAASKLPRVTGCIPPCGFQIKGAVYNCISCSYDSCPFQLDCPVKRMTVAENNRTQMSCQVPFALPSSIEIIWRFAAEVETLDVDEFQETPIGKDMLYSIPSTRMHHQGTYRCEIYTKGTSIVRLYYYLTVTPHVVVGHSELQEIFELSLLPGGRLHMEPGAPRPFQPLPSLVLIAICFTSLLLLLMLSLGTLLLWSTTKTRSGNERTRGIENLG, encoded by the exons ACACAGAGTATGAGAAGAGGTTGCAGACAGCAGCAGACAATTTCATCGCCGCAGCCTCCAAACTGCCTCGAG TCACTGGATGCATCCCCCCATGTG GTTTTCAGATCAAAGGTGCAGTTTATAACTGTATTAGTTGCAGTTATGATTCCTGTCCATTCCAACTTGACTGTCCAG TTAAGAGAATGACGGTAGCAGAGAACAACCGGACCCAAATGTCGTGCCAAGTGCCATTTGCGTTACCAAGCAGCATTGAGATAATATGGAGGTTTGCAGCAGAG GTGGAAACTCTGGACGTGGACGAGTTTCAAGAAACGCCAATAGGCAAGGACATGCTTTATTCCATCCCATCGACCAGGATGCATCATCAGGGCACATACCGGTGTGAAATCTACACGAAAGGAACTTCTATTGTCAGACTTTACTACTATCTCACag TGACCCCCCACGTTGTGGTAGGCCATTCCGAGCTGCaggagatatttgagctgtctcTGCTCCCAGGAGGGAGGTTACACATGGAGCCTGGTGCTCCTCGCCCCTTTCAGCCCCTTCCGTCACTCGTGCTCATTGCCATCTGCTTTACATCTTTGCTGCTCCTCCTAATGCTCTCCTTGGG CACTCTGTTGTTGTGGTCAACAACGAAGACAAGAAGTGGCAATGAACGCACCCGCGGAATTGAAAATTTAGGATGA
- the spaca6 gene encoding sperm acrosome associated 6 isoform X4 — translation MQAQILPLVKEFENKSNYDTEYEKRLQTAADNFIAAASKLPRVTGCIPPCGFQIKGAVYNCISCSYDSCPFQLDCPVKRMTVAENNRTQMSCQVPFALPSSIEIIWRFAAEVETLDVDEFQETPIGKDMLYSIPSTRMHHQGTYRCEIYTKGTSIVRLYYYLTVTPHVVVGHSELQEIFELSLLPGGRLHMEPGAPRPFQPLPSLVLIAICFTSLLLLLMLSLGTLLLWSTTKTRSGNERTRGIENLG, via the exons ATGCAAGCACAGATCCTTCCCCTAGTGAAGGAGtttgaaaataaaagcaattaTG ACACAGAGTATGAGAAGAGGTTGCAGACAGCAGCAGACAATTTCATCGCCGCAGCCTCCAAACTGCCTCGAG TCACTGGATGCATCCCCCCATGTG GTTTTCAGATCAAAGGTGCAGTTTATAACTGTATTAGTTGCAGTTATGATTCCTGTCCATTCCAACTTGACTGTCCAG TTAAGAGAATGACGGTAGCAGAGAACAACCGGACCCAAATGTCGTGCCAAGTGCCATTTGCGTTACCAAGCAGCATTGAGATAATATGGAGGTTTGCAGCAGAG GTGGAAACTCTGGACGTGGACGAGTTTCAAGAAACGCCAATAGGCAAGGACATGCTTTATTCCATCCCATCGACCAGGATGCATCATCAGGGCACATACCGGTGTGAAATCTACACGAAAGGAACTTCTATTGTCAGACTTTACTACTATCTCACag TGACCCCCCACGTTGTGGTAGGCCATTCCGAGCTGCaggagatatttgagctgtctcTGCTCCCAGGAGGGAGGTTACACATGGAGCCTGGTGCTCCTCGCCCCTTTCAGCCCCTTCCGTCACTCGTGCTCATTGCCATCTGCTTTACATCTTTGCTGCTCCTCCTAATGCTCTCCTTGGG CACTCTGTTGTTGTGGTCAACAACGAAGACAAGAAGTGGCAATGAACGCACCCGCGGAATTGAAAATTTAGGATGA